The genomic stretch GTAAGTTACTTTGCAGCAGATAACTTTAGCATAGCTTGGCTTCATAGCGAAAACTGTACCATATATGTTCTGTGGTTACAATTTGTCTGCATtcattttgcagattttgaaGCCGGCTTTTACCATTTTGGTTGATCACAACAAAAGAAGTTTTCTTTTACTGATTCGTGGAACACATAGCATTAAAGATACTCTGACTGCTGTTACTGGAGCTGTGGTACCTTTTCATCATAGTGTTGTACATGAGGGGGGAGTTAGTAACTTAGTTCTGGGATATGCGCATTGTGGAATGGTTGCAGCTGCTAGGTGGATTGCCAAGCTTGCAACTCCTTGTCTCCTCAAAGCGCTTGGCAAATATCCTGAATATGAGCTCAAGGTAAGAGTCTTGCTTGTATTGATCATTCTGTTCCTCAGAGAATCAAATGCAAGGTTTGTAGGGGGAAAGGAAGTGTTTAGAATTTAGAAGCTGCGCTTGTTATCATTTATCCCTTAACTTTGTAATATATGTTCTTGTTGTGATTATGGCAATGAACCAAATTAATTGCAGTATGCTTTTGTGGATTGGTAGATTGTCGGGCATTCTTTGGGTGGAGGCACAGCGGCACTTTTAACTTATGTTTTGCGTGAGCAAAAGGAATTGTCAACTGCTACGTGCTATACATTTGCTCCAGGTTGGTTCTTCTGATGTAGAAGCCTTACGTTTTTTTGTTCTATCCTACTCAGTAATAAATTCTATTAAAACATCTTGTTTTGGGATATTCTTGTTCTTCAGTACATGATTTATGCCCACCGCATTAACCGAATATAATATTGGCAGCTGCATGCATGACGTGGGAATTGGCAGAATCTGGTAATGACTTTATCACCACTATAATAAATGGAGCTGACCTAGTGCCTACATTTTCAGCAGCTTCAGTGGATGATTTGCGAGCAGAGGTAGTCTTTTATGTGATTTGCAGGTTGTGAGAATAATATTTCTTCTCATCTTCGTTGCCCTTGATCAACTTGTTTGGGGGTATTTTCAGTTGGCTGTTCTGTTGCAGTGGTTATAATGATTTCCAGTCTGAAAAGTTAGAAAGGAGTtacagacccaaaaaaaaagctagaaaCGAGTTGATTTGTCCTTCATATTTCATTTGTTAACGCGTATCTTACAATTGACTGAAGAAAGTTAAGGAGTTATTTCACGATAGATATGAACAGTGAAAATCAAGACCGTATTCTCACGCAATCGTCTGGTGTTACACCTTTGTTTAGCATTGGTTTTAACTTTAtgctcttctttttgtatttacCTTGCTTCGAGATCGCCGGTCTTTGAGATTTGTCTACGACAATGTTGATTTTGGTGGAAAATGTTCAAAGCAGTCTCTGCATTTGGTGATCTACTAATGGTTGAACAAGCCTCAGTATTTGTTAGTTCGAAGTGGttgttgattgaattgattgattctCCATGCAAACTATAGTTGTGTGTACCTTTGATGCGTTGTCGATTCATTTTGATTGAAAGCTAGGTTTTAGGTCTCTACTCTATATGAGTATTGAGCTTGATCCATGTGACCTTACAGATAAACAAGCAGAACAGAGGAACACATTTTAAGGTTACCCTTTTATTATGGTGTATCCTACATAAAACTCATTTTCACTGGATAGTTAAAGAGTAATTAGTCTAAGAATCTCTGGGAAAGAGgaagttataaaatttttattcctcTGCTAGACCCGTATGATTTAGTGCATTCTTCCCTTGTTAGTTGCATTGTATAAGCCTTTTCTCTGTGATAAGGGTAATATTCTTGGTGTGATTAATGCCTGCCAAACACTGAAAGACCTTCTGTtcgattctctctctttgtctTGAACCGAAATCTGGTTTATAATATTGGCAAAACAAAGGACCTTCTGTTCAATTCTTTCTCATTGTCTTGGATCAAAATCTGGTTTCTAAAATTTCAAAGTCTACTTTGCTCTCTTTAAGGTTACTGCATCTGCTTGGTTGAATGATCTGAGGAATCAAATCGAGCGCACTCGCATTCTTAGCACTGTTTATCGATCTGCATCGGCTCTGGGATCCCGTCTTCCATCGATGGCCAGTGCGAAAGCAAAAGTTGCTGGAGCTGGAGCTATTCTGCGTCCAGTTTCAAGTCGAACTCAGGTAATTCTGTCCTGGTATCTTCACTTCAATTTGTTTGTTTCGACATGGATACATTGATGAGTGAAAGCATGAGTGTTTTGTTAGCATGTTCTTCAACGTGCATCAAGTGATTTCTGTCTATGGAATTTCTGTGTTGAAGGTGGTTATGAAGCGAGCACAGAGCATGGCGCAGGCCGCATGGACACGTCCTAGCCTTCATTTATCATCATGGTCATGCATGGGTCCCCGTCAGCGAACCACTACCTCTCGTTCAAGTTTCAAGGAGGAAAGTAACCTAGAATGTTCAAGCTCTGAGACAGCAAACGGCGAGCCTCTTCTTTCTTACCAGCGCAAAACCATGGGGAAAACTATGACGGGAACTGTCGAATTTCCTGTATCTTCTGCTGAAGGGATTGAATGGACATCCGAAATTGAATGTTCGTGTTCTGAAGAAGTTAATGAAGATGCCGATGGTGATGCTGATGGGGACGATGGTGAGGGCCTCACCTGTGACGATAGGCATGAGGACCGTATGACTGAGGTCGAGTTGTGGCAGCAACTAGAGCATGATCTATACAGTAGGAGGGATGGCCAGGAGACGGATGTGGAGAAGGAAAttagagaagaagaagcagctgcAATGGCCGAGGTAGGTGAAGCACAGCCTGAGAGCTCTGCCACAGAAATCAAGGAAGCACACCGATTTTTCCCTCCGGGGAAGATCATGCATATAATAACCCTTCTCTCTGATGAAGCTGAAA from Rhodamnia argentea isolate NSW1041297 chromosome 2, ASM2092103v1, whole genome shotgun sequence encodes the following:
- the LOC115751136 gene encoding uncharacterized protein LOC115751136 isoform X4 encodes the protein MATATMATAAGAAALLYYTMNRKILTEASSPDDDDDDDARGGSGHAPSLGGGIDRVSHRLVQAPGTWLETIATLAETLRFTYSETLGKWPIGDLAFGISFLLKRQGNLPVGTVFGGKDSLQLKGHEIVVELRYLLNLLTLCWHFSKKTFPVFLKETGYSVEQVLLHEPKAGILKPAFTILVDHNKRSFLLLIRGTHSIKDTLTAVTGAVVPFHHSVVHEGGVSNLVLGYAHCGMVAAARWIAKLATPCLLKALGKYPEYELKIVGHSLGGGTAALLTYVLREQKELSTATCYTFAPAACMTWELAESGNDFITTIINGADLVPTFSAASVDDLRAEVTASAWLNDLRNQIERTRILSTVYRSASALGSRLPSMASAKAKVAGAGAILRPVSSRTQVVMKRAQSMAQAAWTRPSLHLSSWSCMGPRQRTTTSRSSFKEESNLECSSSETANGEPLLSYQRKTMGKTMTGTVEFPVSSAEGIEWTSEIECSCSEEVNEDADGDADGDDGEGLTCDDRHEDRMTEVELWQQLEHDLYSRRDGQETDVEKEIREEEAAAMAEVGEAQPESSATEIKEAHRFFPPGKIMHIITLLSDEAESDTPNTSESDTSLESEVGIFLTPRSLYSKIRLSQTMIADHFMPVYRRQIEKLIGELEKEGVGDEGDYSFTENTREVVL
- the LOC115751136 gene encoding uncharacterized protein LOC115751136 isoform X1, which gives rise to MPLAGKKGFAVGRDLLFVVGVESKSPSVCDLICRLMATATMATAAGAAALLYYTMNRKILTEASSPDDDDDDDARGGSGHAPSLGGGIDRVSHRLVQAPGTWLETIATLAETLRFTYSETLGKWPIGDLAFGISFLLKRQGNLPVGTVFGGKDSLQLKGHEIVVELRYLLNLLTLCWHFSKKTFPVFLKETGYSVEQVLLHEPKAGILKPAFTILVDHNKRSFLLLIRGTHSIKDTLTAVTGAVVPFHHSVVHEGGVSNLVLGYAHCGMVAAARWIAKLATPCLLKALGKYPEYELKIVGHSLGGGTAALLTYVLREQKELSTATCYTFAPAACMTWELAESGNDFITTIINGADLVPTFSAASVDDLRAEVTASAWLNDLRNQIERTRILSTVYRSASALGSRLPSMASAKAKVAGAGAILRPVSSRTQVVMKRAQSMAQAAWTRPSLHLSSWSCMGPRQRTTTSRSSFKEESNLECSSSETANGEPLLSYQRKTMGKTMTGTVEFPVSSAEGIEWTSEIECSCSEEVNEDADGDADGDDGEGLTCDDRHEDRMTEVELWQQLEHDLYSRRDGQETDVEKEIREEEAAAMAEVGEAQPESSATEIKEAHRFFPPGKIMHIITLLSDEAESDTPNTSESDTSLESEVGIFLTPRSLYSKIRLSQTMIADHFMPVYRRQIEKLIGELEKEGVGDEGDYSFTENTREVVL
- the LOC115751136 gene encoding uncharacterized protein LOC115751136 isoform X2; translation: MVIRVFAPPPPCPLFILMLRLMATATMATAAGAAALLYYTMNRKILTEASSPDDDDDDDARGGSGHAPSLGGGIDRVSHRLVQAPGTWLETIATLAETLRFTYSETLGKWPIGDLAFGISFLLKRQGNLPVGTVFGGKDSLQLKGHEIVVELRYLLNLLTLCWHFSKKTFPVFLKETGYSVEQVLLHEPKAGILKPAFTILVDHNKRSFLLLIRGTHSIKDTLTAVTGAVVPFHHSVVHEGGVSNLVLGYAHCGMVAAARWIAKLATPCLLKALGKYPEYELKIVGHSLGGGTAALLTYVLREQKELSTATCYTFAPAACMTWELAESGNDFITTIINGADLVPTFSAASVDDLRAEVTASAWLNDLRNQIERTRILSTVYRSASALGSRLPSMASAKAKVAGAGAILRPVSSRTQVVMKRAQSMAQAAWTRPSLHLSSWSCMGPRQRTTTSRSSFKEESNLECSSSETANGEPLLSYQRKTMGKTMTGTVEFPVSSAEGIEWTSEIECSCSEEVNEDADGDADGDDGEGLTCDDRHEDRMTEVELWQQLEHDLYSRRDGQETDVEKEIREEEAAAMAEVGEAQPESSATEIKEAHRFFPPGKIMHIITLLSDEAESDTPNTSESDTSLESEVGIFLTPRSLYSKIRLSQTMIADHFMPVYRRQIEKLIGELEKEGVGDEGDYSFTENTREVVL
- the LOC115751136 gene encoding uncharacterized protein LOC115751136 isoform X3 — translated: MLRVCDLICRLMATATMATAAGAAALLYYTMNRKILTEASSPDDDDDDDARGGSGHAPSLGGGIDRVSHRLVQAPGTWLETIATLAETLRFTYSETLGKWPIGDLAFGISFLLKRQGNLPVGTVFGGKDSLQLKGHEIVVELRYLLNLLTLCWHFSKKTFPVFLKETGYSVEQVLLHEPKAGILKPAFTILVDHNKRSFLLLIRGTHSIKDTLTAVTGAVVPFHHSVVHEGGVSNLVLGYAHCGMVAAARWIAKLATPCLLKALGKYPEYELKIVGHSLGGGTAALLTYVLREQKELSTATCYTFAPAACMTWELAESGNDFITTIINGADLVPTFSAASVDDLRAEVTASAWLNDLRNQIERTRILSTVYRSASALGSRLPSMASAKAKVAGAGAILRPVSSRTQVVMKRAQSMAQAAWTRPSLHLSSWSCMGPRQRTTTSRSSFKEESNLECSSSETANGEPLLSYQRKTMGKTMTGTVEFPVSSAEGIEWTSEIECSCSEEVNEDADGDADGDDGEGLTCDDRHEDRMTEVELWQQLEHDLYSRRDGQETDVEKEIREEEAAAMAEVGEAQPESSATEIKEAHRFFPPGKIMHIITLLSDEAESDTPNTSESDTSLESEVGIFLTPRSLYSKIRLSQTMIADHFMPVYRRQIEKLIGELEKEGVGDEGDYSFTENTREVVL